GTGAAGGAGAGACTTGAAGTCCATAAAGCTGGAGACAGCAGCCACACTTAGATAGATCTGTCTGAGATCCACCTTGTCATCCTGCAatgcaacgcacacacacactgaccacgtttacatgcacaccaatatcccgTTATTACTTGGGATATTCAAGAACTTTGTTTTTGAGTTGACGCATATAAAATATCAAATCCCGTTTACAATAACCCGAAAAAGCTTATATCCCGGATATGTGAAACCAGGATAAGATGCCTGGAATATGCTGATCTTAGACGGAATAGTGTGGCACGCTCTCCAtagtcgatgtgagtaagacctttaaacaggtcaacattcacaaggcagcagggccagacggattaccaggacgtgtactccgagcatgcgctgaccaactggcaagtgtcttcactgacatttttaacctgtccctgactgagtctgtaacaccaacatgtttcaaactgACCAGCATAGTCCATGTacccaagaacacgaaggtaacctgcctaaatgactaccaacccgtagcactcacatctgtagctatgaagtgctttgaaaggctcacatcaacaccattattccagaaacgctagacccactccaatttgcatactgccccaacagatccacagatgatgcaatctctattgcactccacactgccctttcaaacctggacaaaaggaacacctatgtgagaatgctattcattgaccacagctcagcgttcaaaaccACAGTGCCctaaaagctcatcactaagctaaggaccctgggactaaacaccttcctctgcaactggatcctggacttcctgacgggccgtccacatgtggtaagggtaggtaaaaacacatccgccacgctgatcctcaacacgggtgcatgctcagtcccctcctgtactccctgttcactcatgactgcacggccagaacaccatcatcaagtttgccgatgacacaacagtggtaggcctgatcagatggcctatagggaggaggtcagagaacatGCCACTGCatgttctctgacctcctccctataggccatctcatcgttgtcggtgatcaggcctaccactgttgtgccatcggcaaacttgatgatggtgttctggccgtgcagtcatgagtgaacagagagtacaggaggggactgagcatgcacccgtgtggtgccaggacaacaacctctccctcaatgtgagcaagactaaggatctgatcgtggactacaggaaaaggcggtccgaataggcccccattaacatcgacggggctgtagtggagcgggttgagagttaagttccttggtgtccacatcaccaacgaactatcatagtccaaacacaccaagacagtcgtgaagagggcacgacaaaaccttttccccctcaggagactgaaaaggtttggcatgggtcccctgatcctcaaaaggttctacagctgcaccattgagagcatcctgaccggttgcatcaccgcctggtacggcaactgctcggcatctgaccgtaaggcgctagagggtagtgcgaacggcccagtacatcactggggccaagcttcctgccatccaggacctatataataggcggtgtcaaaggaaagcccataaaattgtcagagactccagtcacccaagttatagactgttttctctgctaccgcacggcaagcgggaccaaaaggctcctcaacagcttctacccccaagccataagactgttgaacaattaataaatcgccaccggacaatttacgtTGACACCCCCACTTCATTttgaacactgctgctactcgctgtttattatctatgcatagtcacttcacccccacctgcATGTACagactacctcaactaacctgtacccccacacactgactcgttATCGGTGCCCCCTGTACaatagccttgttattgtgtattgtgacaaataaagtttgatactttcccaatgcactgtactaTTACATTTAACCAATATGAAAGTCAATTAGGAATATTCTGTATATTCACAGATTCCATGGATACTCGTGAACGGGATTTCAAAAAGATacatgtaaacagcttatccTGAATAAGACCTTAAGCGGAATATGAGTTACTAGCCGGAAAACTGTGCGCATGCAAACGTTGTCACTgttacacaaacaacacagaaacAAAGTACACACAACACCAAGAAATAATCAAAgtgtactgcacacacacacacacgcttgacgCTGGTGGACAATTTTACCTCAGAGTACTTTACCTTTGAGTAGAGACCACAGATCTTAGcagcagtctgtctgtcagtcagtcccaTAAGAGGGACCAGCTCATCCGCAACagccctccaaccctgttctgaCTGACACCTGTCAATCATCTGAGTTAGTGCCACCTCAACCTCTGACTCTCTGAGactgaggatggagagggagagatggaaggagagaaacAGATTGAAGGGGAGAGAAATGAGAAAGAGAGGTTTCTAGATGACAATTTAAGAAGCACTGCACACAAGAATGAGAGCACCTGCACAGTTACGATCAAACACAAAGCCATAGATAAATAGCCTACACATAGTGCATTCtgaaaaagtattcagacaactggacttgttccacattttgttacgttacattcttaatgtaaaattgattaaattgttgttctcatcaacctacagttgaagtcggaagtttacatacaccttagccaaatacattgaaactcagtttttcacaattcctgacatttaatcccagtaaaaattccctgttttaggtcagttaggatcaagactttatttgaagaatgttaaatgtcagaataatagtacagagaattatttatttcagcttttatttatttcattacattcccagtgggtcagaagtttacatacactcaattagaatttggtagcattgcctttaaattgtttaacttgggtcaaacattttgggtagccttccacaagcttcccacaataagttgggtgaattctggcccattcctcctgacagagctggtgtaactgagtcaggcttgtaggcctccttactcccACACACTTTTGTAGTACTGTCCACACATTTTCTGcagaattgaggtcagggttttatgatggccactccaatagcttgactttgttgtccttaagccattttgccacaactttggaagtatgtttggtgtcattgttcatttggaagacccatttgcgaccaagctttaacttcctgtcttGAGATGTAGGtccaatatatccacacaattttcatccctcatgatgccatctattttgtgaagtgcagcaaagcacccccacaacatgatgctgccacccccgtgcttcacagttgggatgatgttctttggcttgcaagcctccccctttttcctccaaatataatgatggtcattatggctaaacagttctatttttgtttcatcagaccagaggacatttctccaaaaagtgcgatctttgtccccatgtgcagttgcaaaccgtagtctggcttttttatggtggttttggagcagtggcttcttccttgctgagcggcctttcaggttatgtcaatatataactcgttttactgtggatatagatactttagtacctgtttccacaacgtcctttgctgttgttctgggattgatttgcacttttcgcaccaaagtatgttcatctctaggagacagaacgcgtctccttcctgagcggcatgacggctgcgtggtcctatggtgtttatacttgcgtgctattgtttatacagatgaacgtggtaccttcaggcgtttggaaactgcttccaaggatgaaccagacttgtggaggtctacaatttttttctgaggtcttggctgatttcttttgattttcccatgatgtgaagcaaagaggcactgagtttgaaggtaggccttgaaaaacatccacaggtacacctccaattgactcaaatgatgtccattagcctatcagaagcttctaaagcatgacattattttctggaattttccaagctgtttaaaggcacagtcaacttagtgtatgtaaacttctgacccactggaattgtgatacagtgaattataagtgaaataatctgtctgtaaacaattgttggaaaaatgacgtgtcatgcacaaagtagatttcctaaccgacttgccaaaattatagtttgttaacaagaaatttgtggagtggttgaagaacgagttttaatgactccaacctaagtgtatgtaaacttctgacttcaactgtataccgtGCTTTCtgaaaaagtattcagacaactggacttttcccacattttgttatgttacagtcttactgtaaaattgattaaattgttgttctcatcaatctacacacagcaccccgtaatgacaaagcaaaaacaggtttttagaaaaaaatctgaaatattacatttacataagtattcagactcttcactcagtactttgttgaagcacctttggcagcgatcactgcctcaagtcttcttgggtatgacacttcaagcttggcacacctgtattgggggagattctcccattcttctctgcagatcttctcaagctctgccaggttggatggggtgcgttgctgcacagctatttttcaggtctctccagatatgttcgatctggttcaagtccgggcgaCTCAAGGAcgtttagagacttgtcccgaagccactcctgcgttgtcttggctgtgtgcttagagtcgttgtcctggtAGAAGGTGAAccatctctgtattttgctctgttcatctttccctcaatcctgactagtctcccagtccttgccactgagaaaaatccccacagcatgatgctgccaccaccatgcttcaccgtagaaatggtgccaggtttcctctagacgtaatgcttggcatttaggccaaagagttcaatcttggtttcatcagaccagagaatcttgtttctcatggtcttaggtgccttttggcaaactccaagcagactgtcatgtgccttttacggaagagtggcttctgcctggccactctggctgtctggcctgattggtggagtgctgcagagatggttgtacttctggaaggttctcccatctccacagaggaactctggagctctgtcaaagtgaccatcaggttcttggtcacctccctgaccaaagcccttctcccccgattgcacagtttggccgggcagccagctctaggaagagtcttggtggctccaaacttcttccaggccactgtgttcttggggaccttcaatgctgcagaaatgttttggtacacttccccagatctgtgcttcgacacaatcctgtctcggagctctacggacaattgcattgacctcatggcttggtttttgctctgacatgcactgtcatctgtgggaccttttatagacaggtatGCACCTTTGGTTGGTTATTGTTATAtgactctgcacacacacacacaaacaattgaTAGAGCACATATGTATGACtccacacaggcacacaaaccACAGGTGActggtggcactttaattggggaggactggctcatagtaatggctagaACCGAGTGTACTTAACGGTATAAAAACAAAATCAAACAGATTGATACCAATTAATTtactccatttcagccattattatgagccgtcctcccatcaccagcctcctgtgacacacacacctctcttacCCGTCTTTGTGCAGCAGCGAGAGGGTTTCTCTGGCTGGGGGTTCTAGGGGGAGGGAGAGCCCCCCTAGCATTCTGGTAGGAACACGCCCCTCCATCACATGGTCTGTAGCTGGGATACCCAGAGTCCTGAAACACATAGGAGATGATACTgttagaccacacacacacacacctctcgtTCACATAAGCAGTGCCTACTACTTAAACTGCATATTGTTTACTAATCGTACTACATATTTAGTCAAAACGAAcgcagtaagcaacaaatatcagCATACTAGGCTGATCGTACTGAGAATGCATCATCTAATGCgcaattctactagatgaaaagcgTAAATGatcctggcatttaaaccatACTCATTCTCAAAAAGCCTACAATTTAAAAACGCAAGTACAGGTATTCGTACACAGCCATAGTCTTTAGCTGTGATACCCAGAGCTCTGACAAGCTCAAAGAGGTAAACTCAGTACTGTTAGAATAACACACATACAgcaacaacaaacacacacctcaagAAGACTCAGCCCAAAGATGAGATACACATACATTACAGGCAGAAATTCCGTGTAAACTTACTTGGCCATGAGTTTCTGGACGTTGTCTGCATACAGGTTAGGGTCATCCTTCTCTTCCTGAGAGGGGGTGTATACTGGCAGAAACTGTAACCAAATCAGAGTACAGGATATTAACACAGGTACTGTAGCCAATAAGAGAACATTACATTTATAGTGACAGGTAATACAGGAAATCAGAAGAGGATATTAATACTGACAGGTAATATCGCCAATAAGAGAAGAGGACATTTACACTGACAGCCAATCTGAAAACAGAACACTATCATACCTCAACAGTAACGTTAGTGTAGAGCTGAGAGCAGGTGTGCCACAGTGTCTCAATCCTGGAGGGAACAACACCCATCAGTGAAATAACATTTAGAAAAAGTTTATTTCCAATATTATAGATAATGAAGTTCAATGATTATTATATTTTTGGGAAAAAATGTCATTTAGATGATGCCTTACCAGGTTGTGCCCTTGTGGGTCCAGCGCACAGTATCCTAGAAAAATTAGCACATTTTCTTTTAAACTCACATGTGCAGACAGTACGTCATCTGATTCTGTTCGGAACACTGCATAGCCTACAGGTCACTCAGTTCAAAACACACCCTGTACAGACATGCTGTTGCGCCATTGGAGTTCCAACATGCACAAAGATTAACAACAGTGCCCTCcactaatattggcacccttggtaaaTTTGAGCAAAACGTCTTTGCTGTTTATCCTCttggtctttcattcaaaatattcacaaaaaccaaaactttAATTGAagtaaaattgaaaaaaataaaatgtgaaataaatgACAAATATTTTTCTCCAAAATGTGtgacaattattggcacccctagaCATTCTTATGAGTAAAATGTAACAGAAGTATATACCCATTCATATTTTACGTTTTTAAGTTCACCTGAGTGATTAGGAACACTTAACTGGTAAGCCatcctgtttcactggggtataaataTGAGGTGACACACAGGCCAAGTTCCCATAGTCATCCATTACTATGGGAAAGACCCGAGAATACAGTAATGATGTGTGACAAAGGGTTGTTGAGCTGCATACACCAGGAAATGGCTATAAGAAAAAAGCTCAACGGTTGAAAATGCCCATTTCTACTATCAGGGCAATAATTTAAAGCAACTGGAGATGTTAACAATCGGCCTGAAAAAGGACGTGTGTCTATATTGACCCCACGCACAGTGAAGAGGATGGTTCGAGTGGCCCAAAAATCTCCAAGGATCACAGCTGGAGAATTGCAGACGTTAGTTGGGATTTGGGTCAGAAAGTCTCCAAAACTACGATCACCACAAGTTGTTTGGGAGgcttgccataaaaaaaagcctttGCTGTCAAACAACAAACACCTACATTTTGCCAAACGTTACTGGAACTTTCATTGGGACTGGgttctatggtcagatgagaccaaaatagagctttttggaaaCAAACACCAGAGGTGGGTTTGGCGTAGACAGAAAGATGGCCATGCAGAAAAGTACATCATCCCCcactgtgaagtatggtggtggatctttgatgttgtggggctgtttttcttccaaAGGCCCTGTACAACTTGTTAGGATTCATGGTATCAAGGACTCCATCAAGTACCAGCAGATATTAAATCAAAACACGACTTCCTCTGCTAGGAAGCTTAAACTGGGCCGTGGttggatcttccagcaggacattgATCCAAAGCACACCTCAAAATCAACACAAACATGGTTCAATGACCACAGAAACAAGGCTTTGccatggccatcccagtcccctgacctaaaccccatgGAAAACCTGTGGGATGAGCTGAAGAGGAGAGTCCACAAGTGTGGACCTTGGAGaatctgaaggatctggagagattCTATATGGAGGAATTGTCTCAGATCCTTTGCCATGTGTTCCCCAAACTCATTACGCATTATAGGAGAAGACTCAGagctgttatcttggcaaagggaggtTGCACAAAGTATTAAAtgaaggggtgccaataattgtggcacACATATATTTAAGAAAAAACATATTTGTTTTATGATAATAGATTTTTACTTTAATTAAAGGTTTGATTTTTGTGAATATAAAAGATGTTTTTCTTCTTCCCCACAGCCAGTTTTACTCATAtttaccaagggtgccaatattagtgGAGGGCACTGCATCTATGATTAGAAAGCAAACAACATGGTATTTTCCCACAaccagaacacactgtagtccTTAATAGGAAGGGTGTTCTCAGGCCCAATTCCAATCCATCAGCAAgtcacctactctgtctggagccGGTCTAGTGGTAATGCTGTCCTCCCAGACCATATATGCTCCCGGAGGCAGCGGTTCCTTCCTTCCACCACTCACTTTCTATTTAATCCCCCTCTCTACTCACCAGTTTGTTGGGGTAGTGCAGCAGAACTGGTTGGACTGGGACTCCAGCCAGGAAGGCACCTcgaagggagagagaacagtaaaCCAGTCAGCTCATACctttctttctcccctccctACGTAACACAACATGCCATCCATTTCTTTAGGTTCAGCATAAGTGACAGTTTGTTGATTTAAGCCAAGATATTCTTTGTGTGCTCACCAATACTAGGTTCATATACTATTAGAAATTATTTTAACTATTATTATAGAAGCAAAATTGCAAACACCGCCAATCTGGCACCctaggcaggctaaagcaaaggCTAAAagcatttgaaagatttcaaatagtatttgaaccaagGTCTGGTTCTCACCACGTTTAAACTTGATGAGAATGGTGCCGTTCGTAGTGGTGCCTTCTGGGAACATCAGcatctgagagagggaggggatagaAAGACCGTGATTGATGAATAGAGACAATGACAGAGATGTGAAGTGAGAAAGCAAGGGAGTTAGCAAAACCAGTCCATCAGTAAGGTTCattaggaggagaaagagggagagaaaaagatggagggagggatagagattgAGACAGTGATTGATGTATATAGAGAGAAAGAAGGCGTTAAACCAGTTCTATAACAGTCGTCCATTCATCAGTAATGTTAATTGTCCTATAGTTACATCATTCTAACGTGCCTGTTAACTCAGAGTCGTCGCGCTACATGACACAAGACTCATGCAGTGAGGTTACATGTGTGTAACTGGTTGGATGTGAGCCCACGTCGCCTATGTGGTAACCCAATGTCTCAACCATAGGAAATCCTTGAACAATTGGGTTTACATGTCTCGGACAAGACTACTCCGTTACACCTGTTACCTCCATTGGCCTAATATGACCTTTGAACACTGCTTACCTGTGGCCAGTAGCCGTTGGAGGTGAGCCTCTCTATGATTTGCGCAATAGCTTGTTTCCTGGACTCTGGATTCTTCCTATTTACCATCACTGACTGATTAAACCCCAGGAGGGCTAAAGGGAGAAAAATAGAAACCATACACAAGGCTGTTATAATGTGACAACCATAATAACATGATTATTATATGAATTAGGACACAAAAGCCACTGAAGGCCTGTGCTACTGAAGAGATAGGAAAGGGAATACGAAGGGAAAAggtaagagagaaagaaagcgggAAGGACAGGAAAAGATAGCGGGAGAACACAAACAAGAGAAGTGATGAGGCAATAGTTTGTTTTAGGAGTTTGTCAACATTTCTCAATAGTCCCTATTCTCCaatccctcccccatctctcactCCTTTCCCAACCTCCACCCCCCCCCTCGTTCTCCATCTCACCCCAACAGAGTAGAATGATGTTGCCCCCAGTGTGGTATTTTATCCCCAGTGATTAAGGTTACCATTTGAGGACAGTAATCAGATACTAGATCTGTGTCTTTTATGGGCAACTTTGACCCAGTCACTCCAAGTATCCCGCATAACACTCACCCCCTATTACAGGCAGGCTCTGGCTCTCCAATCTGGACACCACCTTagccaactgtgtgtgtgtgtgtgtgtgtgtgtgtgtctgtacgcgCATGTGTCCCACTCCCAGTTACCCCCACACTCACCCCCTATAACGGGGATTTTTTGGTTTTCCGATCGGGACACCACTGTAGCTAGCTGGGTTTCCGGCAGCACCAACATGTCCAGGAAGCTACTGTGAGGCGCCACCGCCAGCACGGGAGCCTCCTTACACCCCGCTCTACGACCTTTAACCCGGACCCAGAACCCCAGGAAGAAAAACGCTGCCCGGCTCAGGAACCGGATGATGGAATGTAGCAGCCACCAACGCCACCCCGCCACTATTGGCCTGGAGCGTTCCTCCTCTGACAAGCCGGCCAAACGCAGCCGGGCAATAGGCCACATCATCAGGAAGCAGAGGGTGACCAGTAAGACTCGTATGGGGAAGAGGATGGTGCCCAACACCATGCCCTGTGGATTGAAGGGACATGTTAATATATGGAGAATAGTAAGTTAAATAGGGTAGCCTGCAATGTATAATATTCATTACACACACATTCTGGCATTCTGGCCTATGCCAGaatgtgtgcatctgtgtgtgtaatGAATATTATACATTGCAGGAAGAAAAACgtatcatattgtacaatgtATCATATTGTATCACGTAGTTCCTAGACAAGCTGCTACATGCTACAATGAATCCAGAATATAGATGCGTGCAGTTGATAATCAACAATGCATGCATGCATTCAACAATCAACAATCAacatgcatgcagacacacaaacCATTCAAATGTGTCCTCTTATCAACTTAAACTCTTACCACATTTCCTCAAGCATAATAAGACTACTCACCCGTATTCTCTGTGCCCTGGTCAGTTTCAGTTTGTGTATAAATGGGTGAGGGTAATCGGATGTTGCTTGGCGACTGTCCCGCCTCTCCATGGCGACTAGGCAAGCCTTGACAGACTCAATATCTGTGAAAAGTAGGTCAGACCCAACCAGATTTCAAACTAACCCTTTGAGGTTTGATGCGCGAGGTATTCACTGAATGGCGATGAATATCCCGGTGCGTCGACAGTTTAATTCCGCCGCAACTATTTGTCGTTGCGTAAAAAGTTGTGATATAAAAGTTATAAAAGTGCCTCTCAAAATGTAACGTTATCAAGATGCAGAGAGCTAGGAGAAACCAGTCCGAGGGAAACCAGTCCGAGGGATAGGAGAGGAGTCCGAGGGATAGGAGAGGAGTGCGACAGTTGGTTGGATAAAAAGAAACAAAGAAACAAGTTCAAAAGTGAAACCGATCCAAGTGAAATCGAAGATGTGAATctgaattttaaaaaatccaATACGTTGATTTATTGTACTCTAATACAAGGGACTTTATACGAAAGGTGCGCTCGTGTCAATGCATATGGCGTAAAAACTAAGAACAACAACTCGCATTGGTGATCTTCTTCGGTGGGGTTTTGGGGCGGACTACATCCTGAAAAGTTATATTCCCGCCCACTTTTTCTTCTCCTTCCTCttgaaaataaaatattccattgtggggaaggaggggaggagaaaataatatataaataactCGAAACCCGTCCCACTCCTTCAATCACAATCTAATCATGTTAGGTGGTGGGCGGTAGCAAGCTATCTGCTTTCGTTTTCGAG
The DNA window shown above is from Salmo trutta chromosome 8, fSalTru1.1, whole genome shotgun sequence and carries:
- the LOC115198535 gene encoding lysophospholipid acyltransferase LPCAT4 encodes the protein MERRDSRQATSDYPHPFIHKLKLTRAQRIRGMVLGTILFPIRVLLVTLCFLMMWPIARLRLAGLSEEERSRPIVAGWRWWLLHSIIRFLSRAAFFFLGFWVRVKGRRAGCKEAPVLAVAPHSSFLDMLVLPETQLATVVSRSENQKIPVIGALLGFNQSVMVNRKNPESRKQAIAQIIERLTSNGYWPQMLMFPEGTTTNGTILIKFKRGAFLAGVPVQPVLLHYPNKLDTVRWTHKGTTWIETLWHTCSQLYTNVTVEFLPVYTPSQEEKDDPNLYADNVQKLMAKTLGIPATDHVMEGRVPTRMLGGLSLPLEPPARETLSLLHKDGLRESEVEVALTQMIDRCQSEQGWRAVADELVPLMGLTDRQTAAKICGLYSKDDKVDLRQIYLSVAAVSSFMDFKSLLHIAFTLYDREGHGSLTAVDVSDLMGAIVGSPQYHTEELYSELSWRGAPTEQELFRVLTTHPTYQKLISEYLASEGAESTTPSTPLINGKVGNNNEGLPNDNRSALLYKTADNSSALPHKKDD